The genomic stretch GACACCCCAATCGTGGCTTAATGATTGGGTAAGCCATATATAcctaatgttaagaaattatgttttaatttaaattttacaaGTTTTGTTTTTATTGACTTGATAGGAGCTCAATGAGAGCTCGATAGGGGGTTCCTAGATCAATAgggctcgatagtggctcgatggggtgttaaactagggttgttgtttactgtttgagtttagctcgataagagctcgatgaAGATAAATAGTAGATCGATGGGGGTGTTGAACTAGAGCTATTGTTTACAGTTTGAGATTAGCTTGATGTGAGCTCCATGTGAGCTCGATGAAGCTCGATAGTACATCGATGGGTGTGTTGAACTAGAgctgttgtttactgtttgagattagctatatgggagctcgatggatctcgATAGTAGATCGATGGGGGTGTTCTAGGGTTGTTGTTTACAATATGAGATTAGCTCGATATGAGGTCGATAATATATCGATATGGGTGTTAAACTAGGGCTGTattttactgtttgagattagctcgatgtgagctcgatatgaAGCTCGATAGTAGATCGATGGGGGTGTTGTAGGGATATTGTTTACTTACTAATAacagctcgatatgagctcgatgaggCTCAATATTGTAATGACTCAACTAATTTAAAGACCTCGGacctttaaaaactactaagacataactattatttttgaatacatacataaaataatagacctttattataaaatccaaaatacgagatCTCATTGTTATTGCATAACttcataaagaaaattaaagattTATTTTAATCATTCAAATACAAAAGGAGAAaaattatataaacatataattaaaaaaaaaaactcaaaacataaacatcatcctcgaccgttcccatcagtccattcatttagtcctctcccaatacacatatCAAAGCTGCCATGGATCCATCCCACATTCCATGctcatttacctgcaccatctaaataaaaggaatgagtgtAATGCCCAGTAAGAAAAAACTATTAAagtatatcataaatcataagacgtgaatacataaaacataagactaaaaattaatggccattaacttattatcgtagtatgtgatagaaaccatctaggtcatttTGCTACTATTTAGAAGTAGGTTaaaacacaactatagtctatgataatgataaaaaatctcgagatttgcttatttgctatctaagcaaccatatttccaaGAGAAAATCCGACCATTCGAAGTCGTTCCAAGCTAAAATGTCACCACCACGAGAATCCCCAAGCTTTGGGCTTCGAAGTCCAGCCACTGTTTTCCCGAACCACCACCAAGGGGTGGTCACGCCGCCACCTTTGTCGGAGCTCCGATGAGGGTCTCGGTCAGCCACCAATTTTGGTAGTTCCGAAGTTCGTCTCGAGCTCCTAACGGCACTCTCAAGCTCGTTGCACTATCCCGGGCGCTATGGAATAAATTCATATCTTAGattttaattatttgctagttaGGAAACTAAAATGCAATTGTGTATGTTCATAGTATATCAAGAGTTAATTAGTATAATGAGTTGAATTGTGATTTTATTGGACTACTCTTAGATTGTCATATGCCTTGTTTGCTGGTTTATAAAATTCGGAGATGTCTAATTCGCAATCGTTGTGCTGCTCATTTTTCTAGAAATTTACAGACTTctgtctaattaatttttataaaaatcacTCGTTGTATTGTAATCGATTAGtgtatacattatatatatatattaatacttgTTCTTCCATCTCAATATTATTTATCTAGGGTCTCGTATTTGGGGATTTTTTACTTCTTTATTCTGATCTCACTACAAGAATCACTCCTTTTTGGGGGGAATTTCGCCAAAAATGTCcagataaattaaaaaaatacagacgttaaatttaaaatatttgtcccTAAAAGTGGTTTAAAAATTTTGAGCATATCAAATTTTTAGAGGCACACTAAGCACATCCGCACAAAATTTAAAGATAATACAGGCACATTATTATATGCACGGGGCACGAAATTCTGGCGGGAGTTctgaaaaaaataaaagtaaatttATTTTAGACAATATTTGCAGGCGTTCTGAACACTCAGAAattctctttttctcttcatACTTTTTGCCTTTTCATTTTACGTCCTCCTTAGACAGGGATTTTATTTTCTTCATCAGTGACACCCCAAGTTCATTTTCATTTTTGTTTCACTGGAAGACAAGTTTCCTCATCAATCGCCACTGTATTCTCCTCCATCAAATACCATGCCTTATCAAGATTCCAAACCAGGTCTTCCTTCGATTCTGAATCAACATCGATTTCTTATCTTGCTTTAAATTCTTTCGATTCCCTTTCTAAACCCTAGGTGGCGGTCATTCTTCCATTCCAGTTGAGCTTAACCAATTTCTGTTGTAGTTCCCCCATTGCTGTAAGAGCTTTCTctacactattttttttttacttaatattttaaattctttgggttttttttcaattatattaTATGTGCTATGCTTCTTAGTCGTGTAAAAATCCACTCTGTAATGCAGGTCACCAGCCTTGGAAGAGTCGATTCTGACTTTGTCGCATTTTTTCAACATGCTAGAAATTCATCCATAGACTTATGCTATGAAAAAGGTAAAGTTATATTATAAACTTAAAATTTTGGTTATAGTTTGAAAGGCAAACAAATATTGTACAAGACTTTAATCAAGTGTAGGGATAGTTATGAGTGCGTGATAATGTGGAATCAAGGTATTATTACAAGATTTTGAGGTGTTAAATCAATATGGcttcttattttgtttttttgcAGTTACCAAAATAATCACACTCAAAAGAGCTTATTACACACTTTCATGGTTTATGCAAAATTCAATCTAGAAACAAATTTTTCAATGCATGTTAATCTGTTTTCTTCAGATTTTCCTGTATATCGCACTGCCTTTGATTTCTATGAGTGGATGACAAAATATGAGACCCTTTGTTCCAGTGCCATGTAGCTGGTGAGCTTTTTCTTTCTATAAGTATATCGTGGTTTCAAGTTTTTATGtgattaacatttttattgaacTCTCTGTTTTAAACAATCTTAGCTGCTGGAGTTTGGGGTCTTCTAGCCCTTCACCTTGCTGGTTGATTTATTGCTCTTATGCAGAGCAGCTAACAGTATACATAGAGGCCTATATAATCTTCCTTTCGGAGTCTTTTTAGAGCAGTTTTAGATCAATTgtgttattatttttgttttctacTTTAGGAAGCTTTGAATTTGACTATATTTATTTGAGTTTAAATGTTATTAAATATAAAACTTTTATCATTTCTATATAAGCAAAAGGGCAAATGTCATATTCTCATTTACATTTTTCAGGGCCAAACAGAGGTTTTAAGCTCATTGTTGGATGGTATTAGACATTTTTCTCCTCTAACTACATCAATCCAAGAATTTTCCTTTAGCCAAAAAATTGAAATTCAAGCGCAGGTAAATATGACCAAAGTTAATTGAATTCTGTGAACATTAAATATTCCCGTATTGATTTTTTTCCTTCACAAGAAGGattatgattattattttattcactgTTATTAATACATGGAAGATCTCTTTtatagttgatttttttttttcatttttcgcTTCTCTTCATTTTTGTGCAACTGCAGAGCAAGAGAGTGTTCTTGGGCGGAATTTTGTTCGGCCGCAAGGGTGAGGGCACTCACCTGCTTCCACAACCACTTTGAGATTGATTCAAGTGGTTGTAGACGTTGGACATGTGATGAGTTACATGAGCAGCTTCAAGAGGTTCTGAAGGGTCTTAATGCCACATTCAAGACATTGCACGTCTGTGTCTGATATGAAGTTGGGGCACGCTCATACACATGGTGTTCTCTCTCAAGAGTTTTCTGAGTATCATGATAACTTGTAGTATGTGTTTTAGAGACTACTAGCTAGGATACTTGGTATATACATGTGCTTTAAATATTACTATGACAACTTACTATATTGGTCTTTAGATATTATTGTGACACTTAGAATATGTGTTTTGGTGATTGTAATGATTGTCGAGTTTTAAAAATTAATCAGATGAGTCATTTTATAATAAATAttgttagtttttttaaaaagataAGATATTGTTAgttatttcaaaataattttaatattaaatttttttaaaattaaatagaatttaAATATTCTTacacataaaaatattttacttacacaatttttttttagttacaCATCTTTTCACCTAAACATAATttaagttttatttatataatttatgttttacttacacataatttaaattttacatacatataaatatattttacatACGCATAATTTATGTTTTAATCACGCATAATTTAAATTTTCTTTACACATAATACATATTTACTTACACAAATTATTACATGTGCCATTGTTTTATTTTGACACATGACATGTCGTTTTCCACATCTCTAACAATGTCATTGCCACATCATCACCATCTCATTGCCACATCACCAACTACATCACCGGCCATGTCATAGCCACAAGCCATGTCATATGATCCTTTAGTAAATGTTTACCTACTCATATAACCATACCTGCACAATATTGCTTACACATATCTACCCTTATTCTATGTGcaaataaaaaaatttccttacacataattaaattttacttacaCATATATGTAAGTAAATACCCAATTTTCTTTTAGTTAAAACATTTATGATTTATAACTTAttaattaaaacctaaaaataaataaacttaaaaCACAATCTGTATGTTAAAAAAACCTAAAATAAGATTTCTTTTCAATTAACCAGTATTATTATCCACTCCGAGGCCTTGGGCATCCTCATCATAAGTATCAACTCCTCCGTCGTTCTCGTCGATCTCACGGCTCATCAGCTCTATACCATCTTGTATTCCAAGGAAGACCATAACCATCTGTAATCCCAACGCAAAACCCTTCACTGACATCTTCAGCTTAGACTTGGCAGCCACCGCTTGTGCGCTCTTCGAACTCCCGGTCATGCATATCACCGCAAAGCACACGCATTTTTGGTCGAAAACGGCGTACAACTCATCGCGATCACTGCTTATTGTCGTGTTGCTACTATTACTGTCGTTTAGCATCTTATTTGCTCTCTCAACGACATAATCTGGGTCGGTGCACGACCCCGTGTAGCATGTTCCAGATCGTTTGGCGACGTAGTGGGCTTTGGAGACGCCGTACTCGAACCGGTGCAGACGGTGGCCTTGAATGAAACAGTCCAAGCACGACTTCACCACTCCTCTGTTCTTGCTTGGCTTATATCCACACCTTTGGCAGGGTTCATTGTTTAAGTCTTTCTCTTCTCCACTGCTACTCTTGTAGTGGACCACCCGATCTTCTCCTGTGAACAGTAGTAATAGGTCAAAATATTTTGTAATGAAATTGAGAAAGAAGAAACAGATcgagagaaaagaaaacaaagaatATATAAAGGCTATTTATAACAGTAATCGGTAACAACCAACAGATAAAGAAAACCAAGAAGAGAATATAGTCTCAACAGATAAAGAAAACCAAGAAGCCACTAACAACTATATTATACACTCAActataagatatatatatatatatatatgatgtacGGACCATGAAGGGCATGTATGTGTGCTTTTCGGTAACTGTAAATGTGATCTCCTTTCTCCAGCATGCTCCTATCAATTTCGTTTGACCTTAATCCCATTATATTTCTTTGGCTTTTTTCTGAGTGTGATGTGTCTGGTTGGGTAAGACTCCCTCCTGACCAGAAAAAATTCTTATCCAGTCGGGTAAATTGTTTCCTGACCAGTTAAATCCTTACTTGGTCGGATAAACTGCCCTTCTGATGTGTTTGGTCGGGTAAGACTCCCTCCTGACCAGTTAAATTCCTATCCGGTCAGGTGAATTATTTCCTGACTAGGTAAAACCATCTTCCGACCAGTGATATCACAACTCCATAGGTCATTTTCTaacctttgcacttcccttggtcaacatatttattgaccattaatgtgcCGCTTGATGATCCGCTTGATCATCATGCACTGCCACCTGCCACTTCTGATTACCacatcatcgaactgaaattttggggataacagtcgTGAACCTgatttacgtcattatggaatttgggggtaTCTTGtttatgtcctgaggaaaaagaaaggaaagctagaatcgcgaactgaggtttgcttgtttctaggctatcctaaaggtactcgaggtggTATATTTTCTAGtccaattgaaaaaaaaaagagtgtttgtttccacaaatgctaCTTTTGAGGATATATTCCTGTGAACAGTAGTAATAGGTCAAAATATTTTGTAATGAAATTGAGAAAGAAGAAACAGATcgagagaaaagaaaacaaagaatATATAAAGGCTATTTATAACAGTAATCGGTAACAACCAACAGATAAAGAAAACCAAGAAGAGAATATAGTCTCAACAGATAAAGAAAACCAAGAAGCCACTAACAACTATATTATACACTCAActataagatatatatatatatatatgatgtacGGACCATGAAGGGCATGTATGTGTGCTTTTCGGTAACTGTAAATGTGATCTCCTTTCTCCAGCATGCTCCTATCAATTTCGTTTGACCTTAATCCCATTATATTTTTCTGAGTGTGATTAGGGTTTTGTTTCTTTGGCTTTTTTCTTATAATTCACTTTGCACTCTCTTTAAGAAACTAAGCAATAGTAGTAGAGATATCAATGCATAGTGTCTCTTATTTATAGGAAAAAATAAATCATAGAGTTTATTATTTTCGATTAACAATTATCCAGTTGTGACTAGCTAGCTCATCTTCTTAAGATCTATCATTGGttgtcttccatatatatatatatatgctaattGTTAATAGATTCAACAGGCATATATACGACTGAGTAAATGTTTAGATGATAAAAAGAATAACAAAAAGTATAAAAAAACAATTGAAgaattccatttttttttattacaatattttggtttaggaattttatatatatagtgGGACTACTTGTCATAGTTTTcatgtaatatttttttatttttacatcCTATATACTTGAAGCTTCTCTTTATATGTCTTGTATTCGAtgatttatagatattttatatttgttgacttttttttatctatatattaTAAGAGGGGTTTCTTTTTGCTTTGCCATGATTTTTTCTtctattaaaaattattttcaaatcattacgAAATATCAAATGGTTAATTATAATAACATCAAATGGGAAAATAACAAGGCTTTTTTTTGGAGtttggaaaagaaagaaaaagatgaaaacaAATAGGAAATTAATTCTTTTCTTATATTTGGTAAGTTGATACAAGAGggatgacaaaaaaaaaaaaatcattctaGAAAGTTTTCTTTGGAAGGAGATGAATATAGAAACTACTTTAAGGAATTCACCATGCCAgagtaaaatattttaaaaaaataacccGTAAATCGTATTATATAATAACTGTTAGAAAGAAAGTGACTGAAAACATGTGGGAATTTATTCTCTCAAAATGAAGCCTATAAATAAGGCTTATATGCCTAAATTACAAGTACACGAATAAAAAGGCGCGGTGGAAATCCTTCAAACTATAAATTATTAGCTAATTTTTATTATaactataaataaaaatataatattttgaatgtgaaatatattttatgtttttataatCATTAATATATCTATTgtgtaatgatatatatatatatatatataactatctaTGATTTGTGAGATAATGATattgtttatattttaaattgttcTATGTGATTTGGATATATTTTGGTGATATATTGTGATTGTGAAAAATTcgtttaaatttaaacaaaatcttaCTAGAGAACTTATGTCGATGAAGCTGGGTTTTAAGTAAGACCATTTGTGACCCCTCCAGACTCGCTTGAGAATTGAATGTTGCAGCTAGTCTTCTTTGAAAATTATCTAGTAGAGGTATTTGTAACATGGGATTGAATAATTACTCAAAAGAAATAATCAACGAGAGGTTAGACCATGAATGGTTGAATTTTTTACTCTTTCTAGTTTTCCTATGAATAATCTTACTAGTACAATTCAGAATTCCACGTGAAATTTATAATAGGAAATTAACACTTTTGGTTGTGTGATGTCAAGCAATATGACAATTGAAACAAACAAAAGTGGTGGGAATACAATAATATGATAGGTGAGACCCTAGTTCTGGCAGTTCAAGCTCATTCCAATATGGTTCAAGCTTTGATTCCCACGAACCATCCTTTGAGCTTTAGGGAAAGACCTGATAAATTCAACGAATAGAATTTCAAAATATGGTAGCAGAAGATGTTGTTCTA from Humulus lupulus chromosome 5, drHumLupu1.1, whole genome shotgun sequence encodes the following:
- the LOC133778789 gene encoding protein LEAD-SENSITIVE 1-like, with amino-acid sequence MGLRSNEIDRSMLEKGDHIYSYRKAHIHALHGEDRVVHYKSSSGEEKDLNNEPCQRCGYKPSKNRGVVKSCLDCFIQGHRLHRFEYGVSKAHYVAKRSGTCYTGSCTDPDYVVERANKMLNDSNSSNTTISSDRDELYAVFDQKCVCFAVICMTGSSKSAQAVAAKSKLKMSVKGFALGLQMVMVFLGIQDGIELMSREIDENDGGVDTYDEDAQGLGVDNNTG